The following proteins are encoded in a genomic region of Pan troglodytes isolate AG18354 chromosome 2, NHGRI_mPanTro3-v2.0_pri, whole genome shotgun sequence:
- the VWA5B2 gene encoding von Willebrand factor A domain-containing protein 5B2 isoform X6 → MLVTGPCLLAGLESPSHALRADAPPHASSAATICVTLAEGHHCDRALEILLHPSEPHQPHLMLEGGSLSSAEYEARVRARRDFQRLQRRDSDGDRQVWFLQRRFHKDILLNPVLVLSFCPDLSSKPGHLGTATRELLFLLDSSSAAHKDAIVLAVKSLPPQTLINLAVFGTLVQPLFPESRPCSDDAVQLICESIETLQVPSGPPDVLAALDWAVGQPQHRAYPRQLFLLTAASPMATTTHRTLELMRWHRGTARCFSFGLGPTCHQLLQGLSALSRGQAYFLRPGQRLQPMLVQALRKALEPALSDISVDWFVPDTVEALLTPREIPALYPGDQLLGYCSLFRVDGFRSRPPGGQEPGWQSSGGSVFPSPEEAPSAASPGTEPTGTSEPLGTGTVSAELSSPWAARDSEQSTDALTDPVTDPGPNPSDTAIWRRIFQSSYIREQYVLTHCSASPEPGPGSTGSSESPGSQGPGSPEGSAPLEPPSQQGCRSLAWGEPAGSRSCPLPAPTPAPFKVGALSTEVLGRQHRAALAGRSLSSPPGRANQVPGRPRKPSLGAILDGPSPEPGQQLGQGLDDSGNLLSPAPMDWDMLMEPPFLFMAVPPSGESAPPAVPPQAPRCHVVIRGLCGEQPMCWEVGVGLETLWGPGDGSQPPSPPVREAAWDQALHRLTAASVVRDNEQLALRGGAETTADRGHARRCWLRALQTSKVSSAPSCFTCPVAVDATTREVLPGALQVCSSEPAEPPGTPPASHSHLDAAPLPTVVYSKGLQRGSPAGAWDSDQNGNSKRALGDPATPTEGPRRPPPRPPCRLSMGRRHKLCSPDPGQANNSEGSDHDYLPLVRLQEAPGSFRLDAPFCAAVRISQERLCRASPFAVHRASLSPTSASLPWALLGPGVGQGDSATASCSPSPSSGSEGPGQVDSGRGSDTEASEGAEGLGGTDLRGRTWATAVALAWLEHRCAAAFGEWELTAAKADCWLRAQHLPDGLDLAALKAAARGLFLLLRHWDQNLQLHLLCYSPANV, encoded by the exons ATGCTGGTGACTGGGCCATGCCTGCTTGCAG GCCTGGAGAGCCCCTCTCATGCTCTGCGGGCAGATGCCCCCCCTCATGCCAGCTCTGCAGCCACCATCTGTGTCACACTGGCAGAGGGCCACCACTGTGACCGGGCCTTGGAGATCCTGCTGCACCCCAGTG AGCCCCATCAGCCACACCTGATGCTGGAGGGCGGCAGCCTGAGCTCAGCAGAATATGAGGCCCGGGTGAGGGCCCGCCGAGATTTTCAGAGGCTACAGCGAAGGGACAGTGATGGGGACCGGCAG GTGTGGTTCCTGCAGCGACGCTTCCACAAGGACATCCTGCTGAACCCCGTGCTGGTGCTGAGCTTCTGCCCAGACCTGAGCTCCAAGCCCGGACACCTGGggacagctactcgggagctacTCTTCCTTTTGGATAGCAGCAGCGCGGCACACAAG GATGCCATTGTTTTGGCTGTGAAGTCCCTCCCGCCCCAGACGCTTATCAACCTGGCCGTGTTTGGGACGTTGGTGCAGCCACTCTTCCCAGAGAGCCGGCCTTGCAGTGAT GATGCTGTGCAGCTGATCTGTGAGAGCATTGAGACCCTGCAGGTTCCGAGTGGGCCCCCAGACGTGCTGGCTGCTCTGGACTGGGCCGTGGGGCAGCCCCAGCACAGGGCCTACCCTCGGCAGCTGTTcctgctcactgctgcctcaccCATGGCCACCACTACCCACCGAACCCTGGAGCTCATGAGGTGGCACAGGGGGACAGCCAG ATGCTTCTCCTTTGGGCTGGGGCCCACCTGCCACCAGCTGCTCCAGGGTTTATCTGCCCTCAGCAGAGGCCAGGCCTACTTCCTGAggcctgggcagaggctgcagcccATG CTGGTACAGGCTCTGCGGAAGGCACTGGAGCCTGCTTTGAGTGACATCTCTGTGGACTGGTTTGTGCCTGACACTGTGGAGGCACTGCTGACCCCCCGGGAGATCCCAGCACTCTACCCTGGGGACCAGCTGCTCGGTTACTGCTCACTCTTCAGGGTGGATGGCTTCCGGTCCCGCCCACCAGGG GGCCAAGAGCCTGGCTGGCAGAGCTCGGGTGGGTCCGTGTTTCCATCCCCAGAAGAGGCCCCGTCTGCTGCCAGCCCTGGCACTGAGCCCACTGGCACCTCAGAGCCACTGGGAACAGGCACTGTCTCAGCAGAACTGTCCAGCCCATGGGCTGCCAGGGACTCAGAGCAGA GTACTGATGCTCTGACAGACCCAGTCACGGATCCTGGACCTAACCCCTCTGACACAGCCATATGGCGCCGCATCTTTCAGTCCTCGTACATTCGGGAGCAGTATGTGCTCACCCACTGCTCTGCCAGCCCCGAGCCAGGCCCAGGCTCCACAGGCAGCAGTGAGTCCCCAGGCTCACAGGGCCCTGGCTCCCCCGAAGGTAGTGCTCCCTTGGAGCCACCTTCTCAGCAGGGCTGCCGCAGTCTGGCCTGGGGAGAACCTGCAGGCTCCCGCTCCTGTCCCCTGCCTGCACCTACACCAGCTCCATTCAAG GTGGGGGCCTTGAGTACTGAGGTGCTGGGCCGTCAGCACAGAGCGGCTCTGGCTGGCCGAAGCCTCTCATCCCCTCCAGGCCGGGCAAACCAAGTCCCCGGCCGACCCCGGAAACCCTCTTTGGGTGCAATACTAGATGGCCCAAGTCCTGAGCCAGGCCAACAGTTGGGACAAGGCCTGGATGACTCAG GAAACCTGCTCTCCCCAGCCCCTATGGACTGGGACATGCTGATGGAACCACCCTTCTTATTCATGGCTGTGCCTCCTAGTGGGGAGTCGGCTCCTCCAGCAGTGCCTCCCCAGGCTCCACGCTGCCATGTGGTGATCCGGGGCCTGTGTGGGGAGCAGCCCATGTGCTGGGAGGTGGGTGTTGGGCTGGAGACACTGTGGGGACCTGGAGATGGCTCACAGCCTCCCTCACCTCCTGTAAGAGAAGCTGCTTGGGACCAAGCACTCCATCGGCTGACAGCAGCCTCTGTGGTCCGGGACAATGAGCAGCTGGCCCTCCGAGGAGGGGCAGAGACCACAGCTGACCGGG GCCATGCCCGGAGGTGCTGGCTTCGAGCCCTTCAGACAAGTAAGGTCAGCTCTGCCCCCTCCTGCTTCACTTGCCCTGTAGCTGTGGATGCTACTACTAGGGAGGTCCTGCCTGGGGCCCTGCAGGTGTGCAGCTCAG AGCCCGCTGAGCCCCCAGGAACCCCTCCTGCCTCTCACAGCCATCTAGATGCAGCTCCTCTGCCCACTGTTGTCTACTCTAAAG GACTTCAGAGAGGCTCTCCAGCAGGCGCCTGGGACTCGGACCAAAATGGCAACTCCAAGCGTGCTTTGGGGGACCCTGCCACTCCCACGGAAGGTCCTCGCCGCCCACCTCCCCGTCCTCCCTGTCGGCTCAGCATGGGCCGCCGTCACAAACTCTGTAGCCCTGACCCGGGCCAGGCCAACAACAGTGAAGGCAGCGACCATGACTACCTGCCCTTG GTGCGGCTGCAGGAGGCACCAGGCTCCTTCCGCCTGGACGCGCCCTTCTGCGCCGCTGTGCGCATCTCGCAGGAGCGCCTCTGCCGTGCCTCGCCCTTTGCCGTGCACCGCGCCAGCCTCAGCCCCACCTCGGCCTCATTGCCCTGGGCACTTCTGGGCCCTGGTGTTGGCCAGGGTGACAGTGCCACGGCCTCCTGCAGCCCGTCCCCCAGCTCGGGCTCCGAGGGGCCAGGCCAGGTGGACAGTGGGCGGGGCTCAGACACCGAGGCCTCCGAGGGGGCGGAAGGGCTGGGCGGCACCGACCTGCGGGGCCGGACCTGGGCCACTGCCGTAGCACTCGCCTGGCTGGAGCACCGATGCGCCGCTGCCTTCGGCGAGTGGGAACTGACAGCGGCCAAAGCTGATTGCTGGCTGCGGGCCCAGCACTTGCCTGACGGCCTTGACCTGGCCGCCCTCAAGGCCGCAGCCCGAGGGCTCTTCCTGCTACTGCGCCACTGGGACCAAAACCTGCAGCTACACCTGCTGTGCTACAGCCCAGCGAACGTGTGA
- the VWA5B2 gene encoding von Willebrand factor A domain-containing protein 5B2 isoform X5 has protein sequence MLVTGPCLLAGLESPSHALRADAPPHASSAATICVTLAEGHHCDRALEILLHPSEPHQPHLMLEGGSLSSAEYEARVRARRDFQRLQRRDSDGDRQVWFLQRRFHKDILLNPVLVLSFCPDLSSKPGHLGTATRELLFLLDSSSAAHKDAIVLAVKSLPPQTLINLAVFGTLVQPLFPESRPCSDDAVQLICESIETLQVPSGPPDVLAALDWAVGQPQHRAYPRQLFLLTAASPMATTTHRTLELMRWHRGTARCFSFGLGPTCHQLLQGLSALSRGQAYFLRPGQRLQPMLVQALRKALEPALSDISVDWFVPDTVEALLTPREIPALYPGDQLLGYCSLFRVDGFRSRPPGGQEPGWQSSGGSVFPSPEEAPSAASPGTEPTGTSEPLGTGTVSAELSSPWAARDSEQTGTDALTDPVTDPGPNPSDTAIWRRIFQSSYIREQYVLTHCSASPEPGPGSTGSSESPGSQGPGSPEGSAPLEPPSQQGCRSLAWGEPAGSRSCPLPAPTPAPFKVGALSTEVLGRQHRAALAGRSLSSPPGRANQVPGRPRKPSLGAILDGPSPEPGQQLGQGLDDSGNLLSPAPMDWDMLMEPPFLFMAVPPSGESAPPAVPPQAPRCHVVIRGLCGEQPMCWEVGVGLETLWGPGDGSQPPSPPVREAAWDQALHRLTAASVVRDNEQLALRGGAETTADRGHARRCWLRALQTSKVSSAPSCFTCPVAVDATTREVLPGALQVCSSEPAEPPGTPPASHSHLDAAPLPTVVYSKGLQRGSPAGAWDSDQNGNSKRALGDPATPTEGPRRPPPRPPCRLSMGRRHKLCSPDPGQANNSEGSDHDYLPLVRLQEAPGSFRLDAPFCAAVRISQERLCRASPFAVHRASLSPTSASLPWALLGPGVGQGDSATASCSPSPSSGSEGPGQVDSGRGSDTEASEGAEGLGGTDLRGRTWATAVALAWLEHRCAAAFGEWELTAAKADCWLRAQHLPDGLDLAALKAAARGLFLLLRHWDQNLQLHLLCYSPANV, from the exons ATGCTGGTGACTGGGCCATGCCTGCTTGCAG GCCTGGAGAGCCCCTCTCATGCTCTGCGGGCAGATGCCCCCCCTCATGCCAGCTCTGCAGCCACCATCTGTGTCACACTGGCAGAGGGCCACCACTGTGACCGGGCCTTGGAGATCCTGCTGCACCCCAGTG AGCCCCATCAGCCACACCTGATGCTGGAGGGCGGCAGCCTGAGCTCAGCAGAATATGAGGCCCGGGTGAGGGCCCGCCGAGATTTTCAGAGGCTACAGCGAAGGGACAGTGATGGGGACCGGCAG GTGTGGTTCCTGCAGCGACGCTTCCACAAGGACATCCTGCTGAACCCCGTGCTGGTGCTGAGCTTCTGCCCAGACCTGAGCTCCAAGCCCGGACACCTGGggacagctactcgggagctacTCTTCCTTTTGGATAGCAGCAGCGCGGCACACAAG GATGCCATTGTTTTGGCTGTGAAGTCCCTCCCGCCCCAGACGCTTATCAACCTGGCCGTGTTTGGGACGTTGGTGCAGCCACTCTTCCCAGAGAGCCGGCCTTGCAGTGAT GATGCTGTGCAGCTGATCTGTGAGAGCATTGAGACCCTGCAGGTTCCGAGTGGGCCCCCAGACGTGCTGGCTGCTCTGGACTGGGCCGTGGGGCAGCCCCAGCACAGGGCCTACCCTCGGCAGCTGTTcctgctcactgctgcctcaccCATGGCCACCACTACCCACCGAACCCTGGAGCTCATGAGGTGGCACAGGGGGACAGCCAG ATGCTTCTCCTTTGGGCTGGGGCCCACCTGCCACCAGCTGCTCCAGGGTTTATCTGCCCTCAGCAGAGGCCAGGCCTACTTCCTGAggcctgggcagaggctgcagcccATG CTGGTACAGGCTCTGCGGAAGGCACTGGAGCCTGCTTTGAGTGACATCTCTGTGGACTGGTTTGTGCCTGACACTGTGGAGGCACTGCTGACCCCCCGGGAGATCCCAGCACTCTACCCTGGGGACCAGCTGCTCGGTTACTGCTCACTCTTCAGGGTGGATGGCTTCCGGTCCCGCCCACCAGGG GGCCAAGAGCCTGGCTGGCAGAGCTCGGGTGGGTCCGTGTTTCCATCCCCAGAAGAGGCCCCGTCTGCTGCCAGCCCTGGCACTGAGCCCACTGGCACCTCAGAGCCACTGGGAACAGGCACTGTCTCAGCAGAACTGTCCAGCCCATGGGCTGCCAGGGACTCAGAGCAGA CAGGTACTGATGCTCTGACAGACCCAGTCACGGATCCTGGACCTAACCCCTCTGACACAGCCATATGGCGCCGCATCTTTCAGTCCTCGTACATTCGGGAGCAGTATGTGCTCACCCACTGCTCTGCCAGCCCCGAGCCAGGCCCAGGCTCCACAGGCAGCAGTGAGTCCCCAGGCTCACAGGGCCCTGGCTCCCCCGAAGGTAGTGCTCCCTTGGAGCCACCTTCTCAGCAGGGCTGCCGCAGTCTGGCCTGGGGAGAACCTGCAGGCTCCCGCTCCTGTCCCCTGCCTGCACCTACACCAGCTCCATTCAAG GTGGGGGCCTTGAGTACTGAGGTGCTGGGCCGTCAGCACAGAGCGGCTCTGGCTGGCCGAAGCCTCTCATCCCCTCCAGGCCGGGCAAACCAAGTCCCCGGCCGACCCCGGAAACCCTCTTTGGGTGCAATACTAGATGGCCCAAGTCCTGAGCCAGGCCAACAGTTGGGACAAGGCCTGGATGACTCAG GAAACCTGCTCTCCCCAGCCCCTATGGACTGGGACATGCTGATGGAACCACCCTTCTTATTCATGGCTGTGCCTCCTAGTGGGGAGTCGGCTCCTCCAGCAGTGCCTCCCCAGGCTCCACGCTGCCATGTGGTGATCCGGGGCCTGTGTGGGGAGCAGCCCATGTGCTGGGAGGTGGGTGTTGGGCTGGAGACACTGTGGGGACCTGGAGATGGCTCACAGCCTCCCTCACCTCCTGTAAGAGAAGCTGCTTGGGACCAAGCACTCCATCGGCTGACAGCAGCCTCTGTGGTCCGGGACAATGAGCAGCTGGCCCTCCGAGGAGGGGCAGAGACCACAGCTGACCGGG GCCATGCCCGGAGGTGCTGGCTTCGAGCCCTTCAGACAAGTAAGGTCAGCTCTGCCCCCTCCTGCTTCACTTGCCCTGTAGCTGTGGATGCTACTACTAGGGAGGTCCTGCCTGGGGCCCTGCAGGTGTGCAGCTCAG AGCCCGCTGAGCCCCCAGGAACCCCTCCTGCCTCTCACAGCCATCTAGATGCAGCTCCTCTGCCCACTGTTGTCTACTCTAAAG GACTTCAGAGAGGCTCTCCAGCAGGCGCCTGGGACTCGGACCAAAATGGCAACTCCAAGCGTGCTTTGGGGGACCCTGCCACTCCCACGGAAGGTCCTCGCCGCCCACCTCCCCGTCCTCCCTGTCGGCTCAGCATGGGCCGCCGTCACAAACTCTGTAGCCCTGACCCGGGCCAGGCCAACAACAGTGAAGGCAGCGACCATGACTACCTGCCCTTG GTGCGGCTGCAGGAGGCACCAGGCTCCTTCCGCCTGGACGCGCCCTTCTGCGCCGCTGTGCGCATCTCGCAGGAGCGCCTCTGCCGTGCCTCGCCCTTTGCCGTGCACCGCGCCAGCCTCAGCCCCACCTCGGCCTCATTGCCCTGGGCACTTCTGGGCCCTGGTGTTGGCCAGGGTGACAGTGCCACGGCCTCCTGCAGCCCGTCCCCCAGCTCGGGCTCCGAGGGGCCAGGCCAGGTGGACAGTGGGCGGGGCTCAGACACCGAGGCCTCCGAGGGGGCGGAAGGGCTGGGCGGCACCGACCTGCGGGGCCGGACCTGGGCCACTGCCGTAGCACTCGCCTGGCTGGAGCACCGATGCGCCGCTGCCTTCGGCGAGTGGGAACTGACAGCGGCCAAAGCTGATTGCTGGCTGCGGGCCCAGCACTTGCCTGACGGCCTTGACCTGGCCGCCCTCAAGGCCGCAGCCCGAGGGCTCTTCCTGCTACTGCGCCACTGGGACCAAAACCTGCAGCTACACCTGCTGTGCTACAGCCCAGCGAACGTGTGA
- the VWA5B2 gene encoding von Willebrand factor A domain-containing protein 5B2 isoform X4, translated as MPGLYCPSSWTPLPLTDSWVRACANGPCLSVRARLTYRNPQPQPVDGVFVYPLAEAEVVSGFEAEAAGRRVSFQLQSRRRSQAACCRALGPGLGTPTPRRCAQGHLVLDLAQARSTLVLPTGIIAAAGTMTVTLHSSRELPSRPDGVLHVALPTVLTPLAPPGPPGPPRPPGLCDDSPTSCFGVGSPQEEGLAWEEPAAPRDVFSGPARCPAPYTFSFEMLVTGPCLLAGLESPSHALRADAPPHASSAATICVTLAEGHHCDRALEILLHPSEPHQPHLMLEGGSLSSAEYEARVRARRDFQRLQRRDSDGDRQVWFLQRRFHKDILLNPVLVLSFCPDLSSKPGHLGTATRELLFLLDSSSAAHKDAIVLAVKSLPPQTLINLAVFGTLVQPLFPESRPCSDDAVQLICESIETLQVPSGPPDVLAALDWAVGQPQHRAYPRQLFLLTAASPMATTTHRTLELMRWHRGTARCFSFGLGPTCHQLLQGLSALSRGQAYFLRPGQRLQPMLVQALRKALEPALSDISVDWFVPDTVEALLTPREIPALYPGDQLLGYCSLFRVDGFRSRPPGGQEPGWQSSGGSVFPSPEEAPSAASPGTEPTGTSEPLGTGTVSAELSSPWAARDSEQSTDALTDPVTDPGPNPSDTAIWRRIFQSSYIREQYVLTHCSASPEPGPGSTGSSESPGSQGPGSPEGSAPLEPPSQQGCRSLAWGEPAGSRSCPLPAPTPAPFKVGALSTEVLGRQHRAALAGRSLSSPPGRANQVPGRPRKPSLGAILDGPSPEPGQQLGQGLDDSGNLLSPAPMDWDMLMEPPFLFMAVPPSGESAPPAVPPQAPRCHVVIRGLCGEQPMCWEVGVGLETLWGPGDGSQPPSPPVREAAWDQALHRLTAASVVRDNEQLALRGGAETTADRGHARRCWLRALQTSKVSSAPSCFTCPVAVDATTREVLPGALQVCSSEPAEPPGTPPASHSHLDAAPLPTVVYSKGLQRGSPAGAWDSDQNGNSKRALGDPATPTEGPRRPPPRPPCRLSMGRRHKLCSPDPGQANNSEGSDHDYLPLVRLQEAPGSFRLDAPFCAAVRISQERLCRASPFAVHRASLSPTSASLPWALLGPGVGQGDSATASCSPSPSSGSEGPGQVDSGRGSDTEASEGAEGLGGTDLRGRTWATAVALAWLEHRCAAAFGEWELTAAKADCWLRAQHLPDGLDLAALKAAARGLFLLLRHWDQNLQLHLLCYSPANV; from the exons GCCGAGGCCGCCGGACGGCGCGTCTCCTTCCAGCTGCAGAGCCGGCGCCGCTCGCAGGCCGCCTGCTGCCGCGCTCTGGGCCCGGGGTTGGGGACCCCGACGCCCCGCCGCTGCGCGCAGG GTCATCTTGTCTTGGATCTGGCCCAGGCCCGGTCCACGTTGGTGCTGCCCACAGGCATTATCGCCGCGGCTGGCACCATGACGGTGACCCTGCACAGCAGCCGGGAGCTGCCCTCAAGGCCTGACGGGGTGCTGCATGTGGCCCTGCCCACTGTGCTCACCCCGCTGGCCCCGCCAGGCCCGCCAGGGCCCCCCAGGCCTCCGGGGCTCTGTGACGACAG CCCCACCAGCTGCTTCGGGGTGGGCAGCCCTCAGGAGGAAGGGCTGGCCTGGGAGGAGCCGGCTGCCCCTCGGGACGTGTTCTCAGGCCCTGCCCGCTGCCCTGCCCCATATACCTTCTCCTTCGAGATGCTGGTGACTGGGCCATGCCTGCTTGCAG GCCTGGAGAGCCCCTCTCATGCTCTGCGGGCAGATGCCCCCCCTCATGCCAGCTCTGCAGCCACCATCTGTGTCACACTGGCAGAGGGCCACCACTGTGACCGGGCCTTGGAGATCCTGCTGCACCCCAGTG AGCCCCATCAGCCACACCTGATGCTGGAGGGCGGCAGCCTGAGCTCAGCAGAATATGAGGCCCGGGTGAGGGCCCGCCGAGATTTTCAGAGGCTACAGCGAAGGGACAGTGATGGGGACCGGCAG GTGTGGTTCCTGCAGCGACGCTTCCACAAGGACATCCTGCTGAACCCCGTGCTGGTGCTGAGCTTCTGCCCAGACCTGAGCTCCAAGCCCGGACACCTGGggacagctactcgggagctacTCTTCCTTTTGGATAGCAGCAGCGCGGCACACAAG GATGCCATTGTTTTGGCTGTGAAGTCCCTCCCGCCCCAGACGCTTATCAACCTGGCCGTGTTTGGGACGTTGGTGCAGCCACTCTTCCCAGAGAGCCGGCCTTGCAGTGAT GATGCTGTGCAGCTGATCTGTGAGAGCATTGAGACCCTGCAGGTTCCGAGTGGGCCCCCAGACGTGCTGGCTGCTCTGGACTGGGCCGTGGGGCAGCCCCAGCACAGGGCCTACCCTCGGCAGCTGTTcctgctcactgctgcctcaccCATGGCCACCACTACCCACCGAACCCTGGAGCTCATGAGGTGGCACAGGGGGACAGCCAG ATGCTTCTCCTTTGGGCTGGGGCCCACCTGCCACCAGCTGCTCCAGGGTTTATCTGCCCTCAGCAGAGGCCAGGCCTACTTCCTGAggcctgggcagaggctgcagcccATG CTGGTACAGGCTCTGCGGAAGGCACTGGAGCCTGCTTTGAGTGACATCTCTGTGGACTGGTTTGTGCCTGACACTGTGGAGGCACTGCTGACCCCCCGGGAGATCCCAGCACTCTACCCTGGGGACCAGCTGCTCGGTTACTGCTCACTCTTCAGGGTGGATGGCTTCCGGTCCCGCCCACCAGGG GGCCAAGAGCCTGGCTGGCAGAGCTCGGGTGGGTCCGTGTTTCCATCCCCAGAAGAGGCCCCGTCTGCTGCCAGCCCTGGCACTGAGCCCACTGGCACCTCAGAGCCACTGGGAACAGGCACTGTCTCAGCAGAACTGTCCAGCCCATGGGCTGCCAGGGACTCAGAGCAGA GTACTGATGCTCTGACAGACCCAGTCACGGATCCTGGACCTAACCCCTCTGACACAGCCATATGGCGCCGCATCTTTCAGTCCTCGTACATTCGGGAGCAGTATGTGCTCACCCACTGCTCTGCCAGCCCCGAGCCAGGCCCAGGCTCCACAGGCAGCAGTGAGTCCCCAGGCTCACAGGGCCCTGGCTCCCCCGAAGGTAGTGCTCCCTTGGAGCCACCTTCTCAGCAGGGCTGCCGCAGTCTGGCCTGGGGAGAACCTGCAGGCTCCCGCTCCTGTCCCCTGCCTGCACCTACACCAGCTCCATTCAAG GTGGGGGCCTTGAGTACTGAGGTGCTGGGCCGTCAGCACAGAGCGGCTCTGGCTGGCCGAAGCCTCTCATCCCCTCCAGGCCGGGCAAACCAAGTCCCCGGCCGACCCCGGAAACCCTCTTTGGGTGCAATACTAGATGGCCCAAGTCCTGAGCCAGGCCAACAGTTGGGACAAGGCCTGGATGACTCAG GAAACCTGCTCTCCCCAGCCCCTATGGACTGGGACATGCTGATGGAACCACCCTTCTTATTCATGGCTGTGCCTCCTAGTGGGGAGTCGGCTCCTCCAGCAGTGCCTCCCCAGGCTCCACGCTGCCATGTGGTGATCCGGGGCCTGTGTGGGGAGCAGCCCATGTGCTGGGAGGTGGGTGTTGGGCTGGAGACACTGTGGGGACCTGGAGATGGCTCACAGCCTCCCTCACCTCCTGTAAGAGAAGCTGCTTGGGACCAAGCACTCCATCGGCTGACAGCAGCCTCTGTGGTCCGGGACAATGAGCAGCTGGCCCTCCGAGGAGGGGCAGAGACCACAGCTGACCGGG GCCATGCCCGGAGGTGCTGGCTTCGAGCCCTTCAGACAAGTAAGGTCAGCTCTGCCCCCTCCTGCTTCACTTGCCCTGTAGCTGTGGATGCTACTACTAGGGAGGTCCTGCCTGGGGCCCTGCAGGTGTGCAGCTCAG AGCCCGCTGAGCCCCCAGGAACCCCTCCTGCCTCTCACAGCCATCTAGATGCAGCTCCTCTGCCCACTGTTGTCTACTCTAAAG GACTTCAGAGAGGCTCTCCAGCAGGCGCCTGGGACTCGGACCAAAATGGCAACTCCAAGCGTGCTTTGGGGGACCCTGCCACTCCCACGGAAGGTCCTCGCCGCCCACCTCCCCGTCCTCCCTGTCGGCTCAGCATGGGCCGCCGTCACAAACTCTGTAGCCCTGACCCGGGCCAGGCCAACAACAGTGAAGGCAGCGACCATGACTACCTGCCCTTG GTGCGGCTGCAGGAGGCACCAGGCTCCTTCCGCCTGGACGCGCCCTTCTGCGCCGCTGTGCGCATCTCGCAGGAGCGCCTCTGCCGTGCCTCGCCCTTTGCCGTGCACCGCGCCAGCCTCAGCCCCACCTCGGCCTCATTGCCCTGGGCACTTCTGGGCCCTGGTGTTGGCCAGGGTGACAGTGCCACGGCCTCCTGCAGCCCGTCCCCCAGCTCGGGCTCCGAGGGGCCAGGCCAGGTGGACAGTGGGCGGGGCTCAGACACCGAGGCCTCCGAGGGGGCGGAAGGGCTGGGCGGCACCGACCTGCGGGGCCGGACCTGGGCCACTGCCGTAGCACTCGCCTGGCTGGAGCACCGATGCGCCGCTGCCTTCGGCGAGTGGGAACTGACAGCGGCCAAAGCTGATTGCTGGCTGCGGGCCCAGCACTTGCCTGACGGCCTTGACCTGGCCGCCCTCAAGGCCGCAGCCCGAGGGCTCTTCCTGCTACTGCGCCACTGGGACCAAAACCTGCAGCTACACCTGCTGTGCTACAGCCCAGCGAACGTGTGA